In Populus alba chromosome 4, ASM523922v2, whole genome shotgun sequence, the genomic window AACGATAGGTACAAAAATATTGGGCCGGATAGATCCGAATCCTTGTGGAATGTAGGGTTGACCCGGAATGGATTTAAAATAGACTTCGTTTTCTTCCAGATTTGGTCTGGGTGGATCCCGAGTTCGTCTAGGAGTGGTTCTTCGTCGTCGAAGTTGGCTGCACCACCGATAGGACCGGTTCCTCCGCCGATTGGACCGGCGGTGGTCGCAGCAGCGGAACCGATATCGAAGGACATGAAAGGGATTCCGGAGTTTGATGGACGTGGAGGTTGGAATGGAGCTATTGGTACTCGGCGTTGCTGGATGTTTCCGCCAGTGGCGACCGTCGGGTTCCCGACGGATGGGAAAACTACTGGTGGAACAGCGAATTCCTTCGTCATGGTTGTTGATgttgaaaggaaaggaaatgatatTAAGGTTTCCAGATCAGTGAATTggggattttgtttttgtctatTTACTTGgatctttggatttttttttcggGTGAAATAAGAAAGGAGAGGGACTTTACTTTTTTGGAAAACCTCAAGAAAGTCCCCAGCTTATAGGGGTAATTTTAATTAGGTCCccaacttaattttaatatcgTTTAGATTGTTAAAATGCCAATAAATCCTCAATCAGATCCTTCTATTAGTTTAggttaatataatatttaaccaTTCATATGAAAATCACATAAATTCTCTTTACCTCGATAAAAaagtcattaattaatttactgaAATATTTTACATTACATGATAAAACAGACTACAAAAAAGTAAATGTTTcgtgttttatataatttggcTAGAATCATGAGTTTCGtataattcaaaaccaaaattttagaaattcattgattttttatatattaaaaaataaaaatcatgtaaattttACTTTAGTAGtgaataatttatacaattcttAAAATGTTA contains:
- the LOC118059981 gene encoding uncharacterized protein, which encodes MTKEFAVPPVVFPSVGNPTVATGGNIQQRRVPIAPFQPPRPSNSGIPFMSFDIGSAAATTAGPIGGGTGPIGGAANFDDEEPLLDELGIHPDQIWKKTKSILNPFRVNPTFHKDSDLSGPIFLYLSFCLFQLLAGKIQFGVILGWIVVSSIFLYIVFNMLAGRHGNLNLHTCTSVIGYCLLPVVILSAVSLFVPQNGPLRFGIAGVFVIWATRACTNLMVAVADGGEEHRGLIAYACFLIYTLFSLLVIF